A stretch of the Uranotaenia lowii strain MFRU-FL chromosome 3, ASM2978415v1, whole genome shotgun sequence genome encodes the following:
- the LOC129756292 gene encoding Golgi apparatus protein 1-like isoform X2, with protein sequence MEGFGKAILPVLLLVTVWSPTTQAQAVINAGGPQNPKLLEEVACPELRTLCPSVPETAGDLKALECVQNLPQERVDALSEDCQHLIWAHTSALLDDRNVQRLIQKGCPKHYDKFPCTPSADLPGQYLSCIIDHRDQVKGNGCREYIQRLEYVAFSDYRLIGPFLKDCTRDIETLNCGRLVNDNKKVSQGETIACLQSHLDTLSEVCRKGVLHLSEIQVEDVKLDKPLFLSCAVDAIRFCPSIPAGSQLVLKCLMKNRNDAAMTDHCQKQLLRREKLIAHDYKLSKGLTRACKEDIKLHHCRRGVSDDKDVRLAQILLCLEGVQKNNTKLSQDCVVEINDHRRMLMEDYKLSPEILTGCAGDIDKFCSNLDAGGKTIHCLMDHARPKKKKERRVTEVCQRALETLVKVADAGEDWRVDPVLRQACKPVVDVACSDTEGGDARVMSCLMEKLGTNFMNADCESALLQIQYFVARDFKLDPQLYRNCKDDAIKFCRAKKTWADLDTAQMDPERGPLILPCLHRYAYHPEKDLQLKQECFQEVKRVMRQRARSVDLIPEVEDECIDDLSYFCFDKTGKGEEMQCLQDNLDKLAQNCKNAVVRFTEEEAAHVELNPVIMAVCGDAMQKHCSNILKTGKDEGEMMECLINYKNYADMRVDTKCRAAIEHFQIISLKNYHFTYKFKEACRPYVTRFCPRSNTKYDVVACLSEVMRNDTIKEAKHSIPKECRKEVRAQLYQQRENIDFDPLLKDACQAEIAKLCFNVPHGSGQVLECLQTSHDKLGAKCQHMLFNVKKSELSDSSTDYMLINTCQEMIHQYCRDTDPSKVLGCLKIHKDENLFDEKCHLVVVNRMIEQNLDYRFNPTLQTACAKDIAQYCTEIVAGAKNNEELDGKVVACLKVKFREAKLHAECERQMTEVLHEQALNYKLNPLLQSLCKAEIEVLCAEAVEAGAVEDHGKVEECLKEAFLQQRIQTRACKVEVAELVQEGQADIYADPMLQRACAVDLLKYCSNVQSGNGRLLKCLEIILQDESKALDDDCKKTLMNRMEMFRNAALVQPQAESFGQLYNQVVTSPSKHYFALVLFSFVGFVFIFGLLCGRVSRRTIAAKNK encoded by the exons ATGGAAGGATTCGGGAAAGCCATCCTTCCGGTTCTTTTATTGGTAACCGTGTGGTCACCGACAACCCAAGCTCAGGCAGTCATCAATGCGGGTGGCCCACAAAATCCGAAGCTGCTGGAAGAGGTAGCCTGCCCGGAGCTTAGGACGCTGTGCCCGAGTGTGCCGGAAACTGCCGGGGATCTGAAGGCCCTGGAGTGTGTCCAGAATTTGCCGCAGGAACGGGTCGATGCGCTCAGCGAGGACTGTCAGCATCTGATTTGGGCCCACACCTCGGCCCTGCTGGACGACCGGAATGTGCAGCGACTGATACAGAAAG GTTGTCCGAAGCACTACGACAAGTTCCCCTGCACACCGAGCGCGGATCTTCCGGGTCAGTATCTGTCCTGTATAATCGACCATCGGGATCAGGTCAAGGGAAACGGGTGCCGGGAATACATTCAACGTCTAGAGTACGTAGCTTTCTCCGATTACCGACTAATAGGGCCGTTCCTCAAGGATTGTACCCGGGACATCGAAACCCTGAACTGTGGTCGCCTGGTCAACGATAACAAAAAAGTTTCCCAAGGAGAAACGATCGCCTGTCTCCAAAGCCATCTGGACACTTTAAGTGAAGTTTGCCGCAAGGGAGTGCTGCATCTGTCCGAGATTCAGGTCGAGGACGTAAAGCTAGATAAGCCGCTGTTCCTCTCCTGTGCCGTTGATGCAATTCGATTTTGTCCCTCGATTCCGGCCGGGTCCCAGCtggttttgaaatgtttgatgaaaaatcGAAACGATGCCGCCATGACCGACCATTGCCAAAAACAACTGCTTCGTAGAGAGAAGTTGATTGCCCACGATTATAAGCTCAGCAAGGGTTTGACGAGGGCTTGCAAGGAAGACATCAAACTGCATCACTGTCGCCGGGGTGTTTCTGACGATAAGGACGTGCGGTTGGCACAAATTTTGCTTTGTTTGGAAGGCGTTCAGAAGAACAACACTAAGCTGAGTCAGGATTGTGTGGTCGAAATCAACGACCACCGACGAATGCTGATGGAAGACTACAAACTTTCGCCGGAAATTCTAACTGGATGTGCTGGGGACATTGATAAGTTCTGCAGCAATCTAGATGCCGGAGGCAAGACTATCCACTGTTTGATGGATCACGCTCGACCGAAGAAAAAGAAGGAACGACGCGTCACTGAAGTTTGTCAACGTGCTCTGGAAACTCTGGTCAAAGTTGCCGATGCAGGCGAGGACTGGCGGGTTGATCCGGTGCTTAGGCAGGCCTGCAAACCGGTGGTGGATGTAGCCTGCTCCGATACTGAAGGAGGTGATGCACGAGTTATGTCCTGTCTGATGGAAAAGTTGGGTACCAATTTCATGAACGCCGATTGCGAATCCGCCCTGCTACAGATTCAGTACTTTGTGGCCCGGGATTTTAAATTGGATCCGCAGTTGTACAG aAACTGCAAGGACGATGCCATCAAATTTTGTCGGGCGAAAAAAACTTGGGCCGATTTGGACACGGCTCAGATGGATCCGGAACGAGGTCCCCTGATCCTGCCTTGTTTGCACCGGTACGCCTATCACCCGGAGAAGGACTTGCAGCTGAAGCAGGAATGCTTCCAGGAAGTCAAACGCGTAATGCGGCAGCGAGCCCGATCGGTCGATCTTATTCCGGAAGTCGAAGATGAGTGCATTGACGATCTCTCCTACTTTTGCTTCGACAAAACAGGAAAAGGCGAAGAAATGCAATGCTTGCAGGATAACCTAGACAAACTTGcgcaaaattgcaaaaacgCCGTGGTTCGTTTCACAGAAGAGGAGGCCGCTCACGTAGAACTGAACCCGGTAATAATGGCCGTTTGTGGGGACGCTATGCAGAAACACTGTTCCAACATTCTTAAAACCGGCAAAGACGAGGGAGAAATGATGGAGTGCTTGATAAACTACAAAAACTACGCAGATATGAGGGTCGACACCAAATGCCGCGCCGCTATCGAACATTTCCAGATCATCTCACTTAAAAACTATCATTTCACCTATAAATTTAAGGAAGCCTGCCGCCCGTACGTGACCCGCTTTTGCCCGCGCAGCAACACCAAGTACGACGTCGTCGCTTGTCTGAGCGAGGTGATGCGCAACGATACCATCAAGGAGGCGAAACACTCGATACCGAAGGAGTGCCGCAAGGAGGTCCGGGCCCAGCTGTACCAGCAGCGGGAAAACATCGACTTCGATCCGCTGCTGAAAGATGCCTGCCAGGCCGAGATCGCGAAGCTGTGCTTCAACGTGCCGCACGGATCCGGTCAG GTCCTGGAATGCTTGCAAACCAGCCACGACAAACTGGGAGCCAAGTGCCAGCACATGTTGTTCAACGTGAAAAAATCGGAACTGAGCGATAGCTCAACGGACTACATGCTCATCAACACCTGCCAGGAGATGATCCATCAGTACTGTCGCGACACGGATCCCTCCAAGGTGCTGGGCTGTCTGAAAATTCACAAAGACGAGAACCTTTTCGACGAGAAGTGCCACCTGGTGGTGGTGAACCGAATGATCGAGCAGAACCTGGACTATCGGTTCAATCCAACGCTGCAAACGGCCTGCGCCAAAGACATCGCTCAGTATTGTACGGAAATCGTGGCCGGGGCCAAGAATAACGAGGAGCTGGATGGGAAAGTGGTGGCCTGTTTGAAAGTTAAATTCCGGGAGGCTAAACTGCACGCCGAATGTGAGCGGCAGATGACCGAGGTTCTGCATGAACAAGCCTTGAACTACAAGTTGAACCCGCTGTTGCAAAGTCTTTGCAAGGCAGAGATTGAGGTGCTGTGCGCCGAGGCCGTCGAAGCCGGAGCCGTGGAAGATCACGGGAAGGTGGAGGAGTGTCTGAAGGAGGCTTTTTTGCAGCAACGGATCCAAACTCGAGCCTGTAAGGTTGAAGTTGCGGAACTGGTGCAAGAAGGGCAAGCTGATATCTATGCTGATCCCATGCTACAGCGTGCTTGTGCCGTGGATCTACTTAAGTACTGTTCCAACGTTCAAAGTGGAAACGGAAGAT tgctaaaatgtTTGGAAATCATCCTTCAGGATGAATCGAAGGCCCTGGACGATGACTGCAAAAAGACTCTCATGAATCGAATGGAAATGTTCCGTAATGCTGCTTTG GTCCAGCCCCAGGCGGAAAGTTTCGGGCAGCTGTACAACCAGGTGGTAACGTCACCCTCCAAACACTACTTCGCTCTGGTTTTGTTCAGCTTCGTTGGGTTCGTGTTCATTTTCGGGCTGCTGTGTGGCCGTGTGTCCCGCCGAACGATTGCCGCCAAAAATAAATAG
- the LOC129756292 gene encoding Golgi apparatus protein 1-like isoform X1 — protein MEGFGKAILPVLLLVTVWSPTTQAQAVINAGGPQNPKLLEEVACPELRTLCPSVPETAGDLKALECVQNLPQERVDALSEDCQHLIWAHTSALLDDRNVQRLIQKGCPKHYDKFPCTPSADLPGQYLSCIIDHRDQVKGNGCREYIQRLEYVAFSDYRLIGPFLKDCTRDIETLNCGRLVNDNKKVSQGETIACLQSHLDTLSEVCRKGVLHLSEIQVEDVKLDKPLFLSCAVDAIRFCPSIPAGSQLVLKCLMKNRNDAAMTDHCQKQLLRREKLIAHDYKLSKGLTRACKEDIKLHHCRRGVSDDKDVRLAQILLCLEGVQKNNTKLSQDCVVEINDHRRMLMEDYKLSPEILTGCAGDIDKFCSNLDAGGKTIHCLMDHARPKKKKERRVTEVCQRALETLVKVADAGEDWRVDPVLRQACKPVVDVACSDTEGGDARVMSCLMEKLGTNFMNADCESALLQIQYFVARDFKLDPQLYRNCKDDAIKFCRAKKTWADLDTAQMDPERGPLILPCLHRYAYHPEKDLQLKQECFQEVKRVMRQRARSVDLIPEVEDECIDDLSYFCFDKTGKGEEMQCLQDNLDKLAQNCKNAVVRFTEEEAAHVELNPVIMAVCGDAMQKHCSNILKTGKDEGEMMECLINYKNYADMRVDTKCRAAIEHFQIISLKNYHFTYKFKEACRPYVTRFCPRSNTKYDVVACLSEVMRNDTIKEAKHSIPKECRKEVRAQLYQQRENIDFDPLLKDACQAEIAKLCFNVPHGSGQVNKNNVLECLQTSHDKLGAKCQHMLFNVKKSELSDSSTDYMLINTCQEMIHQYCRDTDPSKVLGCLKIHKDENLFDEKCHLVVVNRMIEQNLDYRFNPTLQTACAKDIAQYCTEIVAGAKNNEELDGKVVACLKVKFREAKLHAECERQMTEVLHEQALNYKLNPLLQSLCKAEIEVLCAEAVEAGAVEDHGKVEECLKEAFLQQRIQTRACKVEVAELVQEGQADIYADPMLQRACAVDLLKYCSNVQSGNGRLLKCLEIILQDESKALDDDCKKTLMNRMEMFRNAALVQPQAESFGQLYNQVVTSPSKHYFALVLFSFVGFVFIFGLLCGRVSRRTIAAKNK, from the exons ATGGAAGGATTCGGGAAAGCCATCCTTCCGGTTCTTTTATTGGTAACCGTGTGGTCACCGACAACCCAAGCTCAGGCAGTCATCAATGCGGGTGGCCCACAAAATCCGAAGCTGCTGGAAGAGGTAGCCTGCCCGGAGCTTAGGACGCTGTGCCCGAGTGTGCCGGAAACTGCCGGGGATCTGAAGGCCCTGGAGTGTGTCCAGAATTTGCCGCAGGAACGGGTCGATGCGCTCAGCGAGGACTGTCAGCATCTGATTTGGGCCCACACCTCGGCCCTGCTGGACGACCGGAATGTGCAGCGACTGATACAGAAAG GTTGTCCGAAGCACTACGACAAGTTCCCCTGCACACCGAGCGCGGATCTTCCGGGTCAGTATCTGTCCTGTATAATCGACCATCGGGATCAGGTCAAGGGAAACGGGTGCCGGGAATACATTCAACGTCTAGAGTACGTAGCTTTCTCCGATTACCGACTAATAGGGCCGTTCCTCAAGGATTGTACCCGGGACATCGAAACCCTGAACTGTGGTCGCCTGGTCAACGATAACAAAAAAGTTTCCCAAGGAGAAACGATCGCCTGTCTCCAAAGCCATCTGGACACTTTAAGTGAAGTTTGCCGCAAGGGAGTGCTGCATCTGTCCGAGATTCAGGTCGAGGACGTAAAGCTAGATAAGCCGCTGTTCCTCTCCTGTGCCGTTGATGCAATTCGATTTTGTCCCTCGATTCCGGCCGGGTCCCAGCtggttttgaaatgtttgatgaaaaatcGAAACGATGCCGCCATGACCGACCATTGCCAAAAACAACTGCTTCGTAGAGAGAAGTTGATTGCCCACGATTATAAGCTCAGCAAGGGTTTGACGAGGGCTTGCAAGGAAGACATCAAACTGCATCACTGTCGCCGGGGTGTTTCTGACGATAAGGACGTGCGGTTGGCACAAATTTTGCTTTGTTTGGAAGGCGTTCAGAAGAACAACACTAAGCTGAGTCAGGATTGTGTGGTCGAAATCAACGACCACCGACGAATGCTGATGGAAGACTACAAACTTTCGCCGGAAATTCTAACTGGATGTGCTGGGGACATTGATAAGTTCTGCAGCAATCTAGATGCCGGAGGCAAGACTATCCACTGTTTGATGGATCACGCTCGACCGAAGAAAAAGAAGGAACGACGCGTCACTGAAGTTTGTCAACGTGCTCTGGAAACTCTGGTCAAAGTTGCCGATGCAGGCGAGGACTGGCGGGTTGATCCGGTGCTTAGGCAGGCCTGCAAACCGGTGGTGGATGTAGCCTGCTCCGATACTGAAGGAGGTGATGCACGAGTTATGTCCTGTCTGATGGAAAAGTTGGGTACCAATTTCATGAACGCCGATTGCGAATCCGCCCTGCTACAGATTCAGTACTTTGTGGCCCGGGATTTTAAATTGGATCCGCAGTTGTACAG aAACTGCAAGGACGATGCCATCAAATTTTGTCGGGCGAAAAAAACTTGGGCCGATTTGGACACGGCTCAGATGGATCCGGAACGAGGTCCCCTGATCCTGCCTTGTTTGCACCGGTACGCCTATCACCCGGAGAAGGACTTGCAGCTGAAGCAGGAATGCTTCCAGGAAGTCAAACGCGTAATGCGGCAGCGAGCCCGATCGGTCGATCTTATTCCGGAAGTCGAAGATGAGTGCATTGACGATCTCTCCTACTTTTGCTTCGACAAAACAGGAAAAGGCGAAGAAATGCAATGCTTGCAGGATAACCTAGACAAACTTGcgcaaaattgcaaaaacgCCGTGGTTCGTTTCACAGAAGAGGAGGCCGCTCACGTAGAACTGAACCCGGTAATAATGGCCGTTTGTGGGGACGCTATGCAGAAACACTGTTCCAACATTCTTAAAACCGGCAAAGACGAGGGAGAAATGATGGAGTGCTTGATAAACTACAAAAACTACGCAGATATGAGGGTCGACACCAAATGCCGCGCCGCTATCGAACATTTCCAGATCATCTCACTTAAAAACTATCATTTCACCTATAAATTTAAGGAAGCCTGCCGCCCGTACGTGACCCGCTTTTGCCCGCGCAGCAACACCAAGTACGACGTCGTCGCTTGTCTGAGCGAGGTGATGCGCAACGATACCATCAAGGAGGCGAAACACTCGATACCGAAGGAGTGCCGCAAGGAGGTCCGGGCCCAGCTGTACCAGCAGCGGGAAAACATCGACTTCGATCCGCTGCTGAAAGATGCCTGCCAGGCCGAGATCGCGAAGCTGTGCTTCAACGTGCCGCACGGATCCGGTCAGGTGAATAAGAACAAT GTCCTGGAATGCTTGCAAACCAGCCACGACAAACTGGGAGCCAAGTGCCAGCACATGTTGTTCAACGTGAAAAAATCGGAACTGAGCGATAGCTCAACGGACTACATGCTCATCAACACCTGCCAGGAGATGATCCATCAGTACTGTCGCGACACGGATCCCTCCAAGGTGCTGGGCTGTCTGAAAATTCACAAAGACGAGAACCTTTTCGACGAGAAGTGCCACCTGGTGGTGGTGAACCGAATGATCGAGCAGAACCTGGACTATCGGTTCAATCCAACGCTGCAAACGGCCTGCGCCAAAGACATCGCTCAGTATTGTACGGAAATCGTGGCCGGGGCCAAGAATAACGAGGAGCTGGATGGGAAAGTGGTGGCCTGTTTGAAAGTTAAATTCCGGGAGGCTAAACTGCACGCCGAATGTGAGCGGCAGATGACCGAGGTTCTGCATGAACAAGCCTTGAACTACAAGTTGAACCCGCTGTTGCAAAGTCTTTGCAAGGCAGAGATTGAGGTGCTGTGCGCCGAGGCCGTCGAAGCCGGAGCCGTGGAAGATCACGGGAAGGTGGAGGAGTGTCTGAAGGAGGCTTTTTTGCAGCAACGGATCCAAACTCGAGCCTGTAAGGTTGAAGTTGCGGAACTGGTGCAAGAAGGGCAAGCTGATATCTATGCTGATCCCATGCTACAGCGTGCTTGTGCCGTGGATCTACTTAAGTACTGTTCCAACGTTCAAAGTGGAAACGGAAGAT tgctaaaatgtTTGGAAATCATCCTTCAGGATGAATCGAAGGCCCTGGACGATGACTGCAAAAAGACTCTCATGAATCGAATGGAAATGTTCCGTAATGCTGCTTTG GTCCAGCCCCAGGCGGAAAGTTTCGGGCAGCTGTACAACCAGGTGGTAACGTCACCCTCCAAACACTACTTCGCTCTGGTTTTGTTCAGCTTCGTTGGGTTCGTGTTCATTTTCGGGCTGCTGTGTGGCCGTGTGTCCCGCCGAACGATTGCCGCCAAAAATAAATAG
- the LOC129750987 gene encoding acetyl-CoA acetyltransferase-like — protein MASSEEVYIVSAARTPIGNFLGTLSSLTAAELGAATIKEVLARAGIEPADVDEVILGQSLTAGQGQNPARQASLKAGVPKEVPAYLINMLCGSGLKTVALGYQAIRAGDAKIIVAGGQESMSKSPHVMHLRNGTKMGEAKMVDTMLNDGLTDAFYDLHMGVTAENLAKEFSISREEQDAFAAKSQQLTEESQKNGYFKEEIVAVQVPGRKETITFDKDEYPKHGTTAESLSKLKPCFIKDGTVTPGNASGINDSAATVCLASGEEVKKRGLKPLARIVAYAQTGICPKTMGAGPISAVQKVVEKAGWKLDDVDLFELNEAFAAQALAVNKGLGVNGDKVNVGGGAIALGHPIGASGCRVLVTLLYALKRTGGKKGVASLCVGGGMGVALAVEMV, from the exons ATGGCATCATCAGAGGAAGTTTACATCGTATCGGCCGCCAGGACCCCCATCG GCAACTTCCTGGGCACCTTATCGTCTCTTACGGCTGCCGAACTTGGAGCGGCAACCATCAAGGAGGTTTTGGCCCGAGCCGGAATCGAACCTGCCGATGTGGACGAAGTTATCCTGGGCCAATCGCTGACCGCTGGCCAAGGTCAAAACCCGGCCCGGCAGGCCTCCCTCAAAGCTGGAGTACCCAAAGAGGTGCCGGCCTATCTGATCAACATGCTGTGCGGATCCGGCCTCAAGACCGTTGCCCTAGGTTACCAGGCCATTCGTGCCGGGGATGCAAAGATCATAGTAGCCGGTGGCCAGGAGAGCATGTCCAAATCTCCGCACGTGATGCACCTGCGAAATGGAACCAAAATGGGCGAAGCCAAAATGGTCGATACCATGTTGAACGACGGCCTCACTGATGCCTTCTACGATCTGCATATGGGTGTGACGGCAGAGAACCTGGCCAAGGAGTTCAGCATTAGCCGAGAGGAGCAGGATGCGTTCGCAGCCAAGAGCCAACAGTTGACCGAGGAATCGCAGAAGAACGGTTACTTCAAGGAGGAAATTGTTGCCGTGCAGGTTCCGGGAAGGAAGGAGACGATCACCTTCGACAAGGACGAATACCCCAAACATGGCACAACGGCCGAGAGCTTGTCCAAGCTGAAGCCGTGCTTCATTAAGGACGGAACCGTTACGCCTGGGAATGCGTCCGGAATCAACGATTCAGCGGCGACGGTTTGTTTGGCTTCCGGCGAGGAGGTCAAGAAGCGTGGCCTGAAACCTTTGGCCCGAATCGTTGCCTACGCCCAAACCGGAATCTGTCCCAAGACGATGGGAGCCGGCCCGATTAGTGCTGTTCAGAAAGTG gtTGAAAAAGCTGGCTGGAAGTTGGATGATGTCGATCTGTTCGAGCTGAACGAGGCCTTCGCAGCGCAAGCCTTGGCCGTTAACAAGGGCCTGGGAGTTAATGGGGATAAGGTCAACGTTGGAGGTGGTGCGATAGCCTTGGGTCACCCTATTGGAGCGTCAG GCTGCCGTGTTTTGGTAACGCTGTTGTACGCCCTCAAGCGCACTGGAGGAAAGAAAGGTGTGGCTTCGCTTTGCGTGGGCGGTGGAATGGGCGTTGCGCTAGCCGTTGAAATGGTTTGA